The Couchioplanes caeruleus sequence CTGCGTCATCTCCCGCCCGGACGGCAACCTCGTCGCCGACGACGACCCGCTGGCGGCCCGCATCACCGAGGACCTCCTCCAGGGCTATCTGACCGACCAGCTCGCCGACGCCCGCGACATCGACCCCTGACGGCAGCCGGTCATGCGCGGAGACGGCAGCCGGTCGCGCCCCTGACGGCAGCCGGTCATGCGCGGAGGCGGCGGGTGGCGTCGGCTCGCCGGGCGTACTCGGTCTCGTCCGGGTAGCCGACCGCTACCAGGGTCAGGCCGTGGGCGGGCGCCACGGTCACCTCGCTCGACCGCTCGCGCAGCGTGAGCAGCTTCGCCGGCCAGCCCGGATCGCGCCGCCCGTCGCCCACCGTCAACATCGCACCGACCAGACTGCGCACCATCGCCTGGCAGAAGGCGTCCGCCTGCACGGTCGCGACCGCGACCCCGTCCGGTTCCCGGCGCCACTCGAGGCGGGTGATGGCGCGCACGGTGGTCGCGTGCTCCTTGCGCTTGCAGAACGCGGCGAAGTCGTGCAGGCCCACCAGTCCCGCCGCGGCCTCGTTGAGCCGGCCGAGGTCGAGCGGACGCACCCAGCCGAGGGTGTCGTGGCGCCGCAGCGGCTCGGGCCCGGAGACCGTGTCGGCGACCCGGTACTCGTAGCGGCGGAACGTCGCCGAGAACCGGGCGTCGAACGTGGACGGTACCGGCGTCACGGCCCTGACCCGCGCGTCCGGCGGCATCAGCGCGGCCAGCCGCCGCAGCAGCGAGTCCCGGAGCCGCTCCCAGACCTCCGTCGGCAGCTCGATGTGGCACACCTGGCCGGTGGCGTGCACGCCGGCGTCCGTACGCCCGGCCACCGTCAGTCCCAGCGGCACGTCCGTCCCGGCGAGCGTGCCCAGCGCCTCGGTCAGCACCCCGGCGACCGTGCGCCGGGTGGGCTGGGCGGCCCACCCGGAGAAGTCACCGCCGTCGTAGGAGACGTCGAGGCGCAGACGAGTCGTGTCGGTCAAAACCCGGTCCTTAGTCCGTACGGTAAAAGCGAAACGGCCCGGCACCCCACAGAGGGTGCCGGGCCGCACGTGCCTGATCAGGCCTTGGTGTCGTCGCCCTCGGCCTGGTTGCCCGGGCCCTCGGCGCCCTTGTCGCCGGACGCGTTCACCGGCGGCTCGGAGTCCTGGTCGGCGGCCGGAGCCTCGCTGGCAGCGGCGGCCGGAACCTCGTCCTCGCGGGCGAGCGCCTCGACCTTGTCCTGCTGCGCGGCGGCCTTGCGGGCCGCCTTCTTGGCCGGCGCCGTGTTCGCCGCGACCTGCAGCTCCTCGACCAGCTCGATGATCGCCATGGGAGCGGCGTCACCCTTGCGCGGGCCGGTCTTGGTGATGCGGGTGTAGCCACCCGGCCGGTTGCCGTAGCGGGGGGCGATCTGCTCGAACAGGGCGTACACGACGTCCTTGTCCTTGACGACCGTCAGCACCCGGCGACGGTTGTGCAGGTCACCGCGCTTGGCCTTGGTGATCAGCTGCTCCGCCAGGGGGCGAAGGCGCCGCGCCTTGGTCTCGGTGGTCTTGATCTTCCCGTGCCGGAAGAGCTCCGTGGCCAGGTTGGCCAGCAGCAGCTTCTCGTGCGCCGGGCTACCGCCGAGGCGGGGACCCTTGGTAGGCGTGGGCATTGTTGCTCCTAATTCAGACGACCGAGAAGGTCAGAGCTGCTCGGTCTCGCGGTAGTCGTCGGTGTCGTAGTCCACGTCGCCGAACGAGTCGACCACGTGCGCCGGGTCGAAGGACGGCGCGCTGTCCTTCAGTCCCAGGCCCATTCCGGCGAGCTTCATCTTGACCTCGTCGATCGACTTCTGACCGAAATTCCTTATATCCAGAAGGTCGGCCTCCGTCCGCCCGATCAGCTCACCGACGGTGTTGATGCCCTCGCGCTTGAGGCAGTTGTACGACCGGACGGTGAGGTCGAGCTCCTCGATCGGCAGGGCCAGGTCGGCGGCAAGCTGAGCGTCCTGCGGGGACGGGCCGATGTCGATGCCCTCGGCGGTCTCGTCCAGCTCGCGGCAGAGGCCGAACAGCTCGACGAGGGTCGAGCCGGCCGACGCCAGCGCGGTGCGGGGCGAGATGGAAGCCTTCGACTCGACGTCGATGATCAGGCGGTCGAAGTCGGTGCGCTGCTCGACACGGGTCGCCTCGACGCGGTAGGTCACCTTCATGACCGGCGAGTAGATCGAGTCGACCGGGATGCGGCCGATCTCGGCGCCGGCGCTCTTGTTCTGCGCCGCCGTGACGTAGCCACGGCCCCGCTCGACGGTGAGCTCCATGTCGAGCCGGCCCTTGCTGTTGAGCGTGGCCAGCTTCAGGTCGGGGTTGTGCACGGAGACGCCGGCCGGGGGCTGGATGTCACCGGCGGTGACGTCGCCCGGGCCCTGCTTGCGCAGGTACATGCTGACCGGCTCGTCGTGCTCGGAGCTGACGGTGAGCTCCTTGACGTTCATGACCAGCTCGACCACGTCCTCCTTGACACCGGGGATCGTGGTGAACTCGTGCAGGACGCCGTCGATCTTGATGCTGGTGACCGCCGCGCCCGGGATGGACGACAGCAGGGTCCGCCGCAGCGAGTTGCCGAGGGTGTAGCCGAAGCCCGGCTCCAGGGGCTCGATGGTGAACCGGGAGCGGGTCTCGCTGAGCGACTCCTCCGAGAGGGTCGGCCGCTGGCTGATGAGCACGCTGTTCTTCTTTCTGTCGGGCCACCCGCTATTTGATGGCCGTCGGAATCGCCCGGCGCCCTCTCAGGCGCCGGGCAACTTGTTACTTCGAGTAGAGCTCGACGATCAGCTGCTCCTGGACCTGCGTGTCGATGACGGCGCGGGCCGGGAGCGAGTGGATCAGGATCTTCATCTCGCTCGGGATGGGCTCGAGCCACGCCGGCACCGGCCGGGAACCGGCCTGGGCCTGGGCGACGACGAAGGGGGTCATCTCCTTCGACTTCTCCCGGAGCGTGACGATGTCGTGCTCCTTCACCCGGTACGACGGGATGTCGACCTTCACGCCGTTGACCAGGAAGTGGCCGTGCTTGACCAACTGCCGGGCCATGTCCCGGGAGGCGGCGTAGCCGGCCCGGTAGACGACGTTGTCGAGACGGGACTCGAGGATCTGCAGCAGCACCTCACCGGTCTTGCCGGGCTTGGTGACAGCCTCCTCGTAGTAACCGCGGAACTGCTTCTCGAGGACGCCGTAGGTCCGGCGGGCCTTCTGCTTCTCGCGGTGCTGGAGCAGGTACTCGGTCTCCTTGGTCCGGCCGCGGCCGTGCTGCCCGGGCGGGAACGGCCGGGACTCGAACGGGCACTTCGGACCATCGCACTTGCTGCCCTTGAGGAACAGCTTCATCTTCTCGCGGCGGCAGCGCTTGCAGTCCGCACCTGTGTAACGAGCCATTGCTTCGATCTCTCCCTTAGACCCGACGACGCTTCGGCGGACGGCATCCGTTGTGCGGCTGCGGCGTGACGTCGGAGATCTGCCCGACCTCGAGGCCGGCGGCCTGCAGCGAGCGGATCGCGGTCTCCCGGCCGGAGCCGGGGCCCTTGACGAACACGTCGACCTTGCGCATGCCGTGCTCCATGGCCCGGCGCGCGGCGGCCTCGGCGGCGAGCTGCGCGGCGAACGGAGTCGACTTGCGGGAGCCCTTGAAGCCCACCTGGCCGGAGGAGGCCCAGGAGATGACCGCACCGGTCGGGTCGGTGATCGACACGATGGTGTTGTTGAAGGTGCTCTTGATGTGCGCCTGCCCGTGGGCGACGTTCTTGCGTTCCTTGCGCCGGACCTTCTTGACAGCCCCTGCGCGTGCCTTCGGTGGCATAAGTCGTTGCGCTCCTATTACTTCCGACCGGGCTTCTTCTTACCGGCGACCGTGCGCTTCGGACCCTTGCGGGTGCGAGCGTTGGTCCGCGTGCGCTGACCCCGGACGGGGAGCCCACGACGGTGGCGGATGCCGGCGTAGCAGCCGATCTCAACCTTGCGGCGGATGTCCGCGGCGACCTCGCGGCGCAGGTCGCCCTCAACCTTGAAGTTGGCCTCGATGTAGTCGCGGAGCTGGACGAGCTCCTCGTCAGTGAGGTCCTTAGCGCGCTTGTTCAGGTCAATGCCGGTCGCGGTGAGCGCCTCGACGGCGCGGGTCCGACCGACCCCGAAGATGTAGGTGAGCGCGATCTCCATCCGCTTTTCGCGGGGAAGATCGACGCCGACGAGTCGTGCCATAAGTGGGCGTACTCCTCAGGTGTCTCACGGAGGTCTGTGCCCGTCCCCACCCCGCCTGCCCGGGCGGGCCCCGGCCTCCGACCGGGGGTGAGACCGCGCGCCATCAACGTGCATGACACCGCGGCTGGGACGAGCTTCTTCAGTGGTGCGGATCTGGCAGTGCGAGGACCTGGATCAGCCCTGGCGCTGCTTGTGACGCGCGTCGGTCTTGCAGATGACCATGACGCGCCCGTGCCGCCGGATGACCCGGCAGTTGTTGCAGATCCGCTTGACGCTCGGCTTGACCTTCACGGTTTGCCTTAACTCTCAGTCAGACGGGATGTGGATCCCCGTGACCCTTACTTGTAGCGGTAGACGATGCGCCCACGGGTCAGGTCGTACGGCGAAAGCTCGACGACGACCCGGTCCTCGGGAAGGATGCGGATGTAGTGCTGCCGCATCTTTCCGGAGATGTGAGCCAGCACCTTGTGACCATTGGCGAGCTCCACCCGGAACATGGCGTTCGGCAGAGGCTCGATCACTCGGCCTTCGATCTCGATGGCTCCGTCTTTCTTTGGCATGTCCTCCGCTACCTGACATCGGGTTCTGGGGCAGGCTCACAGCATTCATCCCGGACCCGAAAGGGACCCGGACCAGCCGCGGCTCCGGCTCCACCAGAAGCGCTTGGTAGACATGCCGGAGTGGACGCTGTGCGCCAGCAAGCCAGTGTACGCGCGGGGAGGCATCGACACCAAACCGAGGTCGCCGTAACCCGTGGTCGGGTGTGTCGACAGCCCACAGAACCGGACAAACGCGCCGCTACGGGTCGTTAACCGAGCGCCCTAGCGCCCGTGACTCTTGGCGAGCCCGATGAGACCGAAGATCAGCGGGATGAGCATCCAGCCCGGCCAGAAGTAATTCCAGTCGCCCGACGACAGCGACGACAGCGCCCAGACCATGACGCAGACGAGTACCACGCCGCTGTAGGAGGCGACCCACGGCGCGCCGTCGGGCTTCGCCGTCCTCGCGGGCTCGGAGGAGGGCATCGGCACGGACAGGGGCGACAGGGGCACCGGCTGGGCGCGCTGGGCCGGGATGGTGCCGGGCAGATCGGCGGTCAGGCCGTTCAGCTCACCGAAGGTCTTGGCGGCGTAGACGGCCTGCAGTCGCTCGTCGTACTCGTGCAGGTCCAGACGCCCCTCGTCGAGCGCCGTCTTCAACCGCTCGGCGACGACCTGACGGTCCGCGTCGCCGGCTCGCATGCCCTCGGAACCCATGGCGTCCAGGATGCCAGGCCGTGTCACACCTCGCGGTCCCGTGGACGGCCATTTGCTCTGTGCCCGAGCAAGCGCGCCGGGGCCGGTGCTACTCCGGGAGCGGGTTCAGCGACGGCTGGCGGGAGGTCACCAGATCGCCGAGCCGGGCCCGGCCGCCGTCCGGTGCCGTCGTCACCCACACGCCGTCCTCGAGCAACGCCATGGTGTGCTCCACGTGCGCCGCCATCGAGCCGTCCCGGGTGGTCACCGTCCACCCGTCCGCCAGCTCCTGGGTGCGCGGCGAGCCCATGGTGATCATCGGCTCGATGGCGAGGGCCAGGCCCGGCACCAGGCGGGGGCCCTTGCCGGGCTTGCCGTGGTTGAGCACGTGCGGGTCCTGGTGCATCTCGGTGCCGATGCCGTGACCGCCGTACCCGTCGACGATGCCGTAGCGGCCCGCCTTGCGGACGGTCTTCTCCACGTGGAAGGAGATGTCGGTGAGCCGGCCGCGGCCGTTCGCGGCGCCGCGGGCGGCGGCGGCGATGCCGGCCCACATGGCGTCCTCGGCCACCTCGGCCATGCGCAGCAGGGCCGGATCGGTCTCCCCCACGCCGACGGTGATCGCCGAGTCGCCGTGCCAGCCGTTCAGGACCGCCCCGCAGTCGAGCGACAGCAGGTCGCCCTCCTGCAGCACCTGGGCGGCCGAGGGGATGCCGTGCACGACCTGCTCGTTGACCGACGCGCAGATCGAGGCGGGGAAGCCGTGGTAGCCCTTGAACGACGGCACGGCGCCGTTGTCGCGGATGACCTGCTCCGCGATGGCGTCGAGATCGGCGGTGGAGACGCCGGGGGCGACGGCCGCCCGCATCGCGTCCAGCGCGGCGGCGACGACGAGGCCGGCGCCGCGCATGAGCTCGATCTGTTCCGGGGTCTTGAGCTGAATGTCCTGGGCACTACGGCGCATGGGCGTCAGCCTAGCGTGACCATCGGAGACGAAAAACGAGGGCGCTGCCGAAGCAGCGCCCTCGTGAGGTCGTGGCGGATCAGCCGCCGTACGAGCGGAGCGCATCGATCGCCCGCACGGTGACGTCCTCCACCGGCCCGGTCGCGTCGATGCCGACCAGCTTGCCCTGGGCGCCGTAGAAATCGACCAGCGGCGCCGTCTTGTCCGCGTACTCGACGAGCCGGTTGGCGATGGTCTCCGCGCGGTCGTCGTCACGCTGGAACAGCTCGGAGCCACACCGGTCGCAGATGTTCTCCTTGCTCGTCGGGTCGAACTCGACGTGCCAGATCTTGCCGCAGCCACGGCAGGTCCGGCGGCCGGAGAGCCGCCGGATGACCTCGTCGTCGTCGACCACGAGCTCCATCACCAAGTCCAGCGCGGTGCCGAGGTCCGCCAGGAGCTTGTCCAGCGCCGACGCCTGCGGGACGGTTCGCGGGAAACCGTCCAGCAGGAAGCCGTCGCCGGCGTCGGGCTCCGCGAGCCGGTCACGGACCATGTTGATGGTGACCTCGTCGGGAACGAGGTTGCCCGCGTCCATGTAGCGCTTCGCCTCGAGCCCCAGCGGGGTCCCCTGCGACACGTTGGCCCGGAAGATGTCACCGGTCGAGATCTTCGGTACGGCGAGATGGGCGGCGATGAACTCAGCCTGGGTCCCCTTGCCGGCCCCCGGAGGGCCCACCAGTACCAGCCGCACCTACATCGCCTCGCTTCGGTGAGAACGAGCTTCGCAAACGATGGACGCGAGAGCCCCCCGGCTCCGCGCTCCCACTACCGGAGGAACCCTTCGTAGTTGCGCTGCATGAGCTGGCTCTCGATCTGCTTCACCGTCTCCAGACCCACGCCCACCATGATCAGCACTGCGGTACCGCCGAACGGGAAGTTCACGTACTGGTCCTGGTTGAGCCAGATGAAGAAGAAGTTCGGCAGGACCGAGATCAGGCCCAGGTACAGCGCGCCCGGCAGGGTGATCCGGCTGAGGATGAAGTCCAGGTAGTCGGCGGTCGGCTTACCGGGCCGGATGCCCGGTACGAACCCACCGTACTTCTTCATGTTCTCGGCGACCTCGGTCGGGTTGAACGTGATCGAGACGTAGAAGTACGTGAAGAAGATGATCATCAGGAAGTACGTCAGGATGTAGATCCAGCTCGTCGGGTCGACCAGGTTGTCCTGGATCCAGAGCTGGTAGCCCTTGAGGTTGTTCTGGTCGAAGAACCTCAGGAACAGGTTCGGCAGGTAGAGCAGCGACGACGCGAAGATCACCGGCACGACACCGGCCTGGTTGACCTTCAGCGGGATGTACGTCGAGGTGCCACCGTACATCTTCCGGCCGATCATGCGCTTCGCGTACTGCACCGGGATGCGGCGCTGGGCCTGCTCGATGAAGACGACCGCGGCGATGATCAGCAGGACCAGGGCGATGACGAGCCAGAACTTGCCCCAGCCGTTGGTCTCCTTGATCGTCCAACCCTCGCTGGGCAGGCGGGCGGCGATCGAGGCGAAGATCAGCACGGACATGCCGTTGCCGACGCCGCGGTCGGTGATGAGCTCACCGAGCCACATGACCACGCCCGTGCCGGCGGTCATCGTGATGACCAGGATCGTCAGCGTGAGCCAGTCCGGGATGCCCAGACCCTCGGGAATGATCGCGAAGTTCGACTGGTCCTGCGGGCAGGCACCGGCGAAGAGCTGGCCGCTGCGGGCCAGCGCCACGAACGCCGCGGACTGCAGGACCGCGAGGCCGAGCGTGAGGTAGCGGGTGTACTGGGTGATCTTCGCCTGGCCGGACTGGCCCTCCTTGCGGAGCTGCTCGAGGCGCGGAATCACCACGGTGAGGAGCTGCAGGATGATCGACGCCGTGATGTACGGCATGATGCCCAGCGCGAAGACGGAAAGCTGAAGCAGCGCGCCGCCGGAGAACAGGTTCAGCAGGTTCAATACCCCGCCGCCGGCGTTGCTGCTGTTCACGGCGTCGAGGCAGTTCTGGACGTTGGTGTAGGACACGCCCGGGCTGGGCAATGTGGCACCGAGCCGATAGACCGCGATGATCGCTACTGTGAACAGCAGTTTCTTGCGCAGGTCAGGCGTCCGGAACGCACTGGAAAAGGCGGAGAGCAACTTCTTCCTCCTGCGCGAGGTGGCCGCCTGAAACCGGCGGATGGGGGTAGGCATCGGTCCGGACGACCGATATACCTGGCTGGGAACGGACTTTAACAGCCCGACGTGCCTCTCGTGAGGCACGGTCGCCGCTTGTGCAACACCCGGGGACGAAGAGCTACGCGGCAAGCGGTGGAACAGTGCCGCCGAACCCGGTGAAATGCCTGGTCAGACGCCACAACGGGGATGCAGGCCGGGCATCGGTGCGATACCCGGGCCAGCATCCCCGGCAAGCCTCACAGCTCGGTGGCGGAACCACCGGCGGCTGCGATCTTCTCCTTGGCCGACTCGCTGAACGCGTGCGCAGAAATCTGCAGCGACACGCCGTTCAGGTCGCCGGAGCCGAGCACCTTCACGAGCTGGCCACGGCGGACCGCGCCGGCGTCGGCCAGCTCCAGCGGGCCGATCTCGCCACCGTTCGGAAACAGCTCGGCGAGCCGGTCCAGGTTGACGACCTGGAAGACGACCTTGTTCTTGTTCTTGAAGCCCTTCATCTTCGGCAGGCGCATGTGGAGGGGCATCTGCCCACCCTCGAACGCAGCCGAGACGTTCTTGCGGGCTCCCGTACCCTTGGTGCCCCGACCGGCGGTCTTGCCCTTGGAGCCCTCACCGCGACCCACGCGGGTCTTCGGCGTCTTGGCTCCGGGCGCCGGACGGAGGTGGTGGACCTTGATCGCCATTACTCGACCTCCTCAACACTCACGAGGTGGCTCACGGCGAAGATCATGCCCCGAATCTCGGGGCGGTCCTCCTTGACCACCACATCGTTGATCCGCTTCAGGCCCAGCGACCGCAGGGAATCCCGCTGGTTCTGCTTACGGCCGATCTCGGACCGGATCTGGGTGACCTTCAAGCGTGC is a genomic window containing:
- the truA gene encoding tRNA pseudouridine(38-40) synthase TruA is translated as MTDTTRLRLDVSYDGGDFSGWAAQPTRRTVAGVLTEALGTLAGTDVPLGLTVAGRTDAGVHATGQVCHIELPTEVWERLRDSLLRRLAALMPPDARVRAVTPVPSTFDARFSATFRRYEYRVADTVSGPEPLRRHDTLGWVRPLDLGRLNEAAAGLVGLHDFAAFCKRKEHATTVRAITRLEWRREPDGVAVATVQADAFCQAMVRSLVGAMLTVGDGRRDPGWPAKLLTLRERSSEVTVAPAHGLTLVAVGYPDETEYARRADATRRLRA
- the rplQ gene encoding 50S ribosomal protein L17, which produces MPTPTKGPRLGGSPAHEKLLLANLATELFRHGKIKTTETKARRLRPLAEQLITKAKRGDLHNRRRVLTVVKDKDVVYALFEQIAPRYGNRPGGYTRITKTGPRKGDAAPMAIIELVEELQVAANTAPAKKAARKAAAQQDKVEALAREDEVPAAAASEAPAADQDSEPPVNASGDKGAEGPGNQAEGDDTKA
- a CDS encoding DNA-directed RNA polymerase subunit alpha, with product MLISQRPTLSEESLSETRSRFTIEPLEPGFGYTLGNSLRRTLLSSIPGAAVTSIKIDGVLHEFTTIPGVKEDVVELVMNVKELTVSSEHDEPVSMYLRKQGPGDVTAGDIQPPAGVSVHNPDLKLATLNSKGRLDMELTVERGRGYVTAAQNKSAGAEIGRIPVDSIYSPVMKVTYRVEATRVEQRTDFDRLIIDVESKASISPRTALASAGSTLVELFGLCRELDETAEGIDIGPSPQDAQLAADLALPIEELDLTVRSYNCLKREGINTVGELIGRTEADLLDIRNFGQKSIDEVKMKLAGMGLGLKDSAPSFDPAHVVDSFGDVDYDTDDYRETEQL
- the rpsD gene encoding 30S ribosomal protein S4, which gives rise to MARYTGADCKRCRREKMKLFLKGSKCDGPKCPFESRPFPPGQHGRGRTKETEYLLQHREKQKARRTYGVLEKQFRGYYEEAVTKPGKTGEVLLQILESRLDNVVYRAGYAASRDMARQLVKHGHFLVNGVKVDIPSYRVKEHDIVTLREKSKEMTPFVVAQAQAGSRPVPAWLEPIPSEMKILIHSLPARAVIDTQVQEQLIVELYSK
- the rpsK gene encoding 30S ribosomal protein S11 → MPPKARAGAVKKVRRKERKNVAHGQAHIKSTFNNTIVSITDPTGAVISWASSGQVGFKGSRKSTPFAAQLAAEAAARRAMEHGMRKVDVFVKGPGSGRETAIRSLQAAGLEVGQISDVTPQPHNGCRPPKRRRV
- the rpsM gene encoding 30S ribosomal protein S13, translated to MARLVGVDLPREKRMEIALTYIFGVGRTRAVEALTATGIDLNKRAKDLTDEELVQLRDYIEANFKVEGDLRREVAADIRRKVEIGCYAGIRHRRGLPVRGQRTRTNARTRKGPKRTVAGKKKPGRK
- the rpmJ gene encoding 50S ribosomal protein L36, producing MKVKPSVKRICNNCRVIRRHGRVMVICKTDARHKQRQG
- the infA gene encoding translation initiation factor IF-1 is translated as MPKKDGAIEIEGRVIEPLPNAMFRVELANGHKVLAHISGKMRQHYIRILPEDRVVVELSPYDLTRGRIVYRYK
- a CDS encoding DUF1707 SHOCT-like domain-containing protein, translating into MGSEGMRAGDADRQVVAERLKTALDEGRLDLHEYDERLQAVYAAKTFGELNGLTADLPGTIPAQRAQPVPLSPLSVPMPSSEPARTAKPDGAPWVASYSGVVLVCVMVWALSSLSSGDWNYFWPGWMLIPLIFGLIGLAKSHGR
- the map gene encoding type I methionyl aminopeptidase encodes the protein MRRSAQDIQLKTPEQIELMRGAGLVVAAALDAMRAAVAPGVSTADLDAIAEQVIRDNGAVPSFKGYHGFPASICASVNEQVVHGIPSAAQVLQEGDLLSLDCGAVLNGWHGDSAITVGVGETDPALLRMAEVAEDAMWAGIAAAARGAANGRGRLTDISFHVEKTVRKAGRYGIVDGYGGHGIGTEMHQDPHVLNHGKPGKGPRLVPGLALAIEPMITMGSPRTQELADGWTVTTRDGSMAAHVEHTMALLEDGVWVTTAPDGGRARLGDLVTSRQPSLNPLPE
- a CDS encoding adenylate kinase; its protein translation is MRLVLVGPPGAGKGTQAEFIAAHLAVPKISTGDIFRANVSQGTPLGLEAKRYMDAGNLVPDEVTINMVRDRLAEPDAGDGFLLDGFPRTVPQASALDKLLADLGTALDLVMELVVDDDEVIRRLSGRRTCRGCGKIWHVEFDPTSKENICDRCGSELFQRDDDRAETIANRLVEYADKTAPLVDFYGAQGKLVGIDATGPVEDVTVRAIDALRSYGG
- the secY gene encoding preprotein translocase subunit SecY — encoded protein: MLSAFSSAFRTPDLRKKLLFTVAIIAVYRLGATLPSPGVSYTNVQNCLDAVNSSNAGGGVLNLLNLFSGGALLQLSVFALGIMPYITASIILQLLTVVIPRLEQLRKEGQSGQAKITQYTRYLTLGLAVLQSAAFVALARSGQLFAGACPQDQSNFAIIPEGLGIPDWLTLTILVITMTAGTGVVMWLGELITDRGVGNGMSVLIFASIAARLPSEGWTIKETNGWGKFWLVIALVLLIIAAVVFIEQAQRRIPVQYAKRMIGRKMYGGTSTYIPLKVNQAGVVPVIFASSLLYLPNLFLRFFDQNNLKGYQLWIQDNLVDPTSWIYILTYFLMIIFFTYFYVSITFNPTEVAENMKKYGGFVPGIRPGKPTADYLDFILSRITLPGALYLGLISVLPNFFFIWLNQDQYVNFPFGGTAVLIMVGVGLETVKQIESQLMQRNYEGFLR
- the rplO gene encoding 50S ribosomal protein L15; protein product: MAIKVHHLRPAPGAKTPKTRVGRGEGSKGKTAGRGTKGTGARKNVSAAFEGGQMPLHMRLPKMKGFKNKNKVVFQVVNLDRLAELFPNGGEIGPLELADAGAVRRGQLVKVLGSGDLNGVSLQISAHAFSESAKEKIAAAGGSATEL
- the rpmD gene encoding 50S ribosomal protein L30, translating into MARLKVTQIRSEIGRKQNQRDSLRSLGLKRINDVVVKEDRPEIRGMIFAVSHLVSVEEVE